One genomic region from Vicinamibacteria bacterium encodes:
- a CDS encoding MFS transporter, with amino-acid sequence MSLFPLFLVSFIGTLGYSIVLPFLVTVVTKFGGNAVVYGVVGATYSACQLIGAPLLGKWSDVYGRRKILLLSQLGTFASWIIFLLALSLPPIPLFRFDGAGGAWVLTLPLLVLFAARATDGLTGGNVSVANAYLADLTQESERNKQFGKMAVATNLGFIAGPMLTGFLGATAWEETLPVLAALSISLAASLVIWKVLPESRPCALRKNPTKTEVRKIFGQEQRECFELESDGRVSFAQALRLENVPFLLAVYFLIFLGFNFFYAAFPVHATTSLGWSVKELGLFFSFLGLTTVLVQGPLLGRLAAKLPESPLVVAGGLILGVGFWLFTSESPVSLYAGAACFSLGNGLQWPSFLAVLSKAAGPRYQGAVQGFGGSVGSLASIVGLILGGVFYHSLRGGTFLVSSALFVTVSILSIRFFYSRS; translated from the coding sequence ATGTCTCTCTTTCCCTTGTTCCTCGTCAGTTTCATTGGCACCCTGGGCTACAGCATCGTCCTCCCCTTTCTCGTCACCGTCGTCACCAAGTTCGGCGGAAACGCGGTGGTTTACGGAGTCGTGGGAGCCACCTATTCTGCCTGCCAGCTCATCGGCGCGCCCCTGCTCGGCAAGTGGTCGGACGTTTACGGCCGACGCAAAATCCTGCTGCTGAGCCAGCTTGGCACGTTCGCTTCGTGGATCATCTTCCTGCTCGCACTGTCGCTCCCCCCGATTCCCCTCTTCCGGTTCGACGGAGCGGGAGGGGCATGGGTCCTGACGCTCCCTCTACTGGTTCTGTTCGCCGCACGTGCCACCGACGGCCTGACCGGCGGGAACGTCTCGGTGGCGAACGCCTACCTTGCCGACCTGACGCAAGAGTCCGAGCGCAACAAGCAGTTCGGGAAGATGGCGGTCGCCACCAACCTGGGTTTCATCGCCGGCCCCATGTTGACTGGTTTTCTTGGAGCGACGGCATGGGAAGAGACCCTTCCGGTGCTCGCGGCCTTGTCGATATCCCTCGCAGCTTCGTTGGTCATCTGGAAAGTCTTGCCGGAATCACGCCCTTGTGCGCTCAGAAAGAACCCCACGAAGACCGAGGTAAGAAAAATCTTCGGGCAGGAGCAGCGCGAGTGTTTCGAGCTCGAGTCCGACGGCCGAGTGAGCTTCGCGCAGGCGCTCCGTCTAGAGAACGTGCCGTTCTTACTGGCCGTCTACTTCCTGATCTTTCTCGGCTTCAATTTCTTCTACGCCGCATTTCCGGTGCACGCCACGACATCCCTCGGGTGGTCCGTCAAGGAGCTCGGGCTCTTCTTCTCCTTCCTGGGGCTGACGACCGTGCTCGTGCAGGGGCCTCTGCTGGGCAGGCTCGCGGCAAAGCTGCCCGAGTCGCCTCTGGTCGTGGCCGGTGGATTGATCCTCGGAGTGGGCTTCTGGCTCTTTACGTCCGAAAGCCCCGTGTCCCTGTACGCGGGAGCCGCCTGTTTCTCGCTGGGTAACGGCCTCCAGTGGCCGTCCTTCCTCGCGGTCCTGTCCAAGGCGGCAGGCCCACGATACCAGGGTGCGGTGCAGGGCTTCGGTGGAAGCGTCGGGAGCCTGGCGAGCATCGTGGGCCTGATTCTTGGCGGCGTCTTCTACCACTCGCTTCGCGGGGGAACATTCCTCGTCTCCTCCGCGCTGTTCGTGACGGTTTCGATCCTCTCGATCCGCTTCTTCTACTCAAGATCGTGA